Proteins from a genomic interval of Chanodichthys erythropterus isolate Z2021 chromosome 8, ASM2448905v1, whole genome shotgun sequence:
- the avpr2l gene encoding arginine vasopressin receptor 2, like — protein sequence MADNLNCSSGNCSSAHEAFGLSDGHFALVKAAVLGSIFVLATFSNLFLLHALWKRRKRHTRTQLFLLHLCLADLVVAFFQVLPQLSMEITHRFKGSDLVCRSVKYLQVVGMFASTYMIVAMTIDRYHAVCKPMVSFLRGSFRRYVAISAAWLISLAFSAPQMFIFSLQEVEKNVFDCWATFIEPWGGKIYITWITLSVFVLPALILMYCQIKICAGIYFNMKRKALQGSTGDGRSSTKGISNAMLKTVKMTFIIILVYTLGWSPFFVVQLWSAWSPSSAPTQGPVFVTIMLLASLNSCTNPWIYLYYS from the exons ATGGCTGATAACCTTAATTGCAGCAGCGGTAACTGCTCCAGTGCGCACGAGGCGTTCGGTTTATCCGATGGACACTTTGCGCTCGTGAAAGCTGCAGTTCTGGGTTCCATTTTCGTGCTGGCAACATTTAGCAATTTATTCCTCCTCCATGCCCTCTGGAAAAGACGGAAAAGACACACTCGAACTCAGCTGTTTCTTCTCCACCTGTGCCTGGCTGACCTGGTTGTCGCTTTCTTCCAAGTCCTGCCTCAGTTATCCATGGAGATTACGCACCGGTTCAAAGGCTCCGATCTGGTGTGCAGATCAGTTAAGTATCTTCAAGTGGTCGGGATGTTTGCGTCCACGTATATGATCGTGGCCATGACCATAGACCGCTATCACGCGGTCTGCAAACCCATGGTGTCGTTCCTCAGGGGGTCTTTCCGCAGGTATGTTGCCATAAGCGCCGCCTGGCTCATCTCACTGGCGTTCAGCGCTCCGCAGATGTTTATCTTCTCTCTCCAAGAAGTTGAGAAGAACGTTTTCGACTGCTGGGCGACATTTATTGAGCCCTGGGGAGGCAAAATATACATAACGTGGATCACTTTATCCGTGTTTGTTCTGCCAGCCTTAATCTTGATGTATTGTCAGATAAAGATATGCGCAGGGATCTATTTCAACATGAAGAGGAAAGCCTTGCAGGGCAGCACAGGTGATGGGCGCTCCAGCACTAAAGGGATATCAAACGCAATGCTGAAGACTGTCAAAATGACTTTTATTATCATCCTGGTGTACACCCTCGGCTGGAGCCCATTCTTCGTGGTCCAGCTCTGGTCAGCTTGGAGTCCAAGCAGTGCACCCACGCAAG GGCCAGTGTTTGTCACTATCATGCTCCTCGCCAGTCTTAACAGCTGCACAAACCCATGGATCTACCTGTACTACAGCTAG